The genomic window GAAGGCGACGATGACCGGCAGGTTCCAGTGCACGATCATCACCGCGGCAAGCGCGCCGATGAAACCCACGATCGAGCCCACCGACAGGTCGATATGCCCCGCAACGATGACCATTAGCATGCCGAGCGCCATGATGATCACATAGGAATTCTGCAGGAACAGGTTGGTGATGTTGACCGGTCGCATCAGCACGCCGTCGGTCATGACCTGGAAAAACGCGATGATGACGAGCAGGGCGAGCAGGATGCCGTAATCGCGCATCCTGAGCGTCAGATAGGAGCGGATCGAGGGCTTGTTCTCGACTGCCGTGGTTTCCTCTGGTGTATTCATCGTCAACTCTTTCTCATTTTCTGACAATGAAGGACATGATGCGTTCCTGGCTCGCCTCTGCGGCGCTCAGTTCGCCCACCAATGCCCCCTCGTTCATGATGTAGATGCGGTCGCACATGCCGAGCAGTTCCGGCATTTCGGAGGAGATCATCACGACCCCCCGGCCTTCGGCCGCAAGCTCGTTCATGAGTGTGTAGATCTCGTATTTGGCGCCGACATCGATGCCGCGGGTCGGCTCGTCCAGAATCAGTACGTCCGGCTGGGTGAACAGCCATTTCGACAGCACCACCTTCTGCTGGTTGCCGCCCGAAAGGTTGACCACGCGCTGGGCCACGGACGGCGTGCGGATGTTCATGGCCTTGCGGTAATGTTCGGACGTCTTGGTTTCCTCGGCGGAGTTCAGCACGCCGTAGCGCGACACCCCGCCAAGATGGGCGAGCGTCACGTTCCGGGTGATCGGTTCATCGAGGATCAGCCCCAGGCCCTTGCGGTCTTCCGTTACATAGGCAAGACCGGCATGAATGGCCTTCGGCACGGTGGTGACATCCACCTTGTTGCCGCCGAGCCAGACCTCGCCGGAGATGTTGCGCCCATAGCTGTGGCCGAAAATACTCATCGCAAGCTCGGTGCGGCCTGCCCCCATCACGCCCGCGATGCCGACGATCTCGCCGGCGCGCACATTGAAGCCGACATTCTTGATCACCTTTCGATCGGCCTGCTCGGGGTGCCAGACAGTCCAGTCCTTCACCACCATCAGTTCCTCGCCGATCTTGTGTTCGCGGTCGGGATAGCGGTTTTCCATGGTCCGGCCGACCATGGCCTGAATGATCCGGGCCTCGCTCACCTCCTCCGCGGCGCAATCGATATCTGCGACCGAGGCGCCATCGCGCAGCACCGTGATGTTGTCGGCGACCTGTTCGACCTCGTTCAGCTTGTGCGAGATCAGGATCGACGTAATGCCCTGCTGTTTCAGTTCGAGCAGCAATTTGAGAAGCTTGGCGCTGTCGGATTCCGAAAG from Martelella sp. NC20 includes these protein-coding regions:
- the mmsA gene encoding multiple monosaccharide ABC transporter ATP-binding protein, yielding MTKLLEMRKITKTFPGVKALSDVDLQVEEGEIHALVGENGAGKSTLMKVLSGVYPHGSYDGEIYYDGELAIFSGIADSEKKGVIIIHQELALVPQLSIAENIFLGNEVSRAGVIDWPETFDRTEKLLRKVGLKDPPATLVDKIGVGKQQLVEIAKALSKDVRLLILDEPTAALSESDSAKLLKLLLELKQQGITSILISHKLNEVEQVADNITVLRDGASVADIDCAAEEVSEARIIQAMVGRTMENRYPDREHKIGEELMVVKDWTVWHPEQADRKVIKNVGFNVRAGEIVGIAGVMGAGRTELAMSIFGHSYGRNISGEVWLGGNKVDVTTVPKAIHAGLAYVTEDRKGLGLILDEPITRNVTLAHLGGVSRYGVLNSAEETKTSEHYRKAMNIRTPSVAQRVVNLSGGNQQKVVLSKWLFTQPDVLILDEPTRGIDVGAKYEIYTLMNELAAEGRGVVMISSEMPELLGMCDRIYIMNEGALVGELSAAEASQERIMSFIVRK